The genomic DNA CCTCACGCTACGTTGAGTATCGAAGCTAAACAGGGAGGTGCCAAGTAAATGAGATATTCCAAAGGTTGGGGAGCAGCGTTGATTGTGATGCTGCTCCTTATTCTTGACCAGGCTCTTAAAATATGGATTAAAACTCACATGCAGCTGCATGAGAGTATCGAAATTACTCCGTGGTTTTATTTGTACTTCACCGAGAATCCGGGAATGGCTTTCGGGATAGAAGTGATCGGTAAGTTGTTTTTATCGGTATTCCGTATTATAGCTGTCGGCTTTATCGGTTATTACCTGTATAAGCTGGTGAAACAGAATTATGCCTTTGGCTTTATCGCCTGTATCTCGTTGATCTTTGCAGGGGCTATTGGGAACATCATCGACTCTATATTCTATGGGGTGGTGT from Parabacteroides merdae ATCC 43184 includes the following:
- a CDS encoding lipoprotein signal peptidase; translation: MRYSKGWGAALIVMLLLILDQALKIWIKTHMQLHESIEITPWFYLYFTENPGMAFGIEVIGKLFLSVFRIIAVGFIGYYLYKLVKQNYAFGFIACISLIFAGAIGNIIDSIFYGVVFDHSFGQVASFMPEGGGYASWLHGKVVDMFYFPLIQTVLPEWIPVWGGEEFIFFRPIFNLADSAICVGVFLLLLFYRHTLSTSLSKEK